Proteins encoded within one genomic window of Spirulina major PCC 6313:
- a CDS encoding cell division protein FtsX: MLANLTKLTYLLRETWAGLQRGGWMNGAAISTVTVLLFLFGLCLQTSWQLDALFDHFGTQLEVSVYLEPEVAGAELLPTVETLPTVEAVRLVTKEEAWDSLLTELGVSDRTLATQQLEGNPLVDELKVTVINTTVIPAVVQQLQGLEGVDRAVYINEASERFRQIQRGLNWVSIAITVVLSLTAIAVITTTLNLIALARQNELEIMQLVGATKAWILLPFVLHGIFFGAVGGAIALLLITLLRTLIQEILMAQTGFLRFLAEGFTINAVQHSLLSLVVLSLGISIGTAGSLFAIRRVSFR; this comes from the coding sequence ATGCTTGCCAACCTCACCAAACTCACCTATCTCCTCCGCGAAACCTGGGCCGGATTGCAGCGGGGCGGCTGGATGAACGGCGCAGCGATTAGCACCGTGACGGTGTTGCTCTTTCTCTTTGGCCTCTGTTTGCAAACCTCCTGGCAACTGGATGCCCTCTTTGACCATTTCGGGACGCAGCTAGAGGTGTCGGTATATCTAGAACCGGAGGTGGCGGGGGCGGAACTCCTGCCGACCGTGGAAACCCTGCCGACGGTGGAGGCGGTGCGGTTGGTGACGAAAGAAGAGGCCTGGGATTCCCTGCTGACGGAATTGGGGGTGAGCGATCGCACCCTCGCCACCCAGCAACTCGAAGGCAATCCCCTCGTGGATGAATTGAAAGTCACGGTGATCAATACCACCGTGATCCCCGCTGTGGTGCAGCAGTTGCAGGGGTTAGAGGGCGTGGATCGGGCGGTATATATCAACGAAGCCAGCGAACGATTTCGGCAAATTCAGCGGGGCTTAAATTGGGTCAGCATCGCGATTACGGTGGTGTTATCGTTAACAGCGATCGCCGTGATCACCACCACCCTCAACCTGATCGCCCTCGCCCGGCAGAATGAACTGGAAATCATGCAACTCGTCGGCGCAACCAAGGCCTGGATTCTCTTACCCTTCGTGCTTCACGGTATTTTCTTCGGGGCCGTGGGGGGTGCGATCGCCCTCCTCCTGATCACCCTCCTACGCACCCTGATCCAAGAAATTCTCATGGCCCAAACCGGCTTCCTCCGCTTCCTCGCCGAAGGATTCACGATCAACGCCGTTCAGCACAGCCTCCTCTCCCTCGTCGTCCTCAGTCTCGGCATCTCCATCGGCACCGCTGGCAGCCTCTTCGCCATCCGCCGCGTCTCATTCCGTTGA
- a CDS encoding SagB/ThcOx family dehydrogenase gives MDSFAIHYHERTKYNPETITQRSKRINFANQPSPFKDYKVGQRYDLKPYLKGSAPDRADPDGAVWWRLSQLLFRSYGITAKMVTLVGPPLYLRSAPSAGGLYPAEVYLLSKGTPQLPAGLYNYQSSDHSLIRFWDQQVWPELQRVCFEHPVLAVTDYAIVTSAIFYRSAWRYEDRAYRRIFLDTGHLLGNLELAGALTGFRPYLITGFQDQAINELMYFDGALEGVLTVVPLVDERDRPSPVASPFVALPSPIHDSYAPVDDGELLYYLHRATIIHTQADPDPEVVTNPDDKYNFPFCLKISMATEPIDFGPNLQSLAQAMAKRRSTRTYTGADLSLEELRSLLHFTYQPQDYQSQGLDPSPDYCDRNLLETFVVVSGVDGLDAGCYYYAPKAQELRQIRFKNFRRELHFLCLGQDLGRDAGAVVFHTVDLKRAVQKYGDRAYRYLHLDAGHLGQRLNLAAIALDLGVSGIGGFFDDQVNDVLGIPPEEAVVYITTLGRPRSRDQ, from the coding sequence ATGGACTCCTTCGCTATCCACTATCACGAACGCACCAAATATAATCCGGAAACCATTACCCAACGCAGTAAACGCATCAATTTCGCCAATCAACCGTCTCCCTTCAAAGACTACAAAGTCGGGCAACGCTATGACCTCAAACCCTACCTCAAAGGCTCGGCTCCGGACAGGGCTGATCCCGATGGGGCGGTGTGGTGGCGGTTGTCGCAATTGCTTTTTCGTAGCTATGGGATTACGGCGAAAATGGTGACCTTGGTGGGGCCACCGTTGTATTTGCGATCGGCTCCGTCGGCGGGGGGACTCTATCCGGCGGAGGTGTATCTACTCTCGAAGGGAACGCCGCAACTGCCGGCGGGTTTGTATAACTATCAATCGAGCGATCATTCGTTGATTCGTTTCTGGGATCAACAGGTGTGGCCGGAGTTGCAGCGGGTGTGTTTTGAGCATCCGGTGTTGGCGGTGACGGACTATGCGATCGTCACGTCAGCGATTTTTTACCGCTCCGCTTGGCGTTATGAAGACCGGGCCTATCGGCGGATTTTCCTTGATACGGGGCATCTGTTGGGCAATTTAGAATTGGCGGGAGCGTTGACGGGCTTTCGTCCCTACCTGATTACGGGGTTTCAAGACCAGGCGATTAATGAGTTGATGTATTTTGATGGGGCGTTGGAGGGGGTGTTGACGGTGGTGCCGCTGGTGGATGAGCGCGATCGCCCGTCCCCCGTTGCCTCCCCCTTTGTGGCCCTGCCCTCCCCCATTCACGACAGCTATGCCCCGGTTGATGATGGCGAACTGCTCTACTACCTTCACCGCGCCACGATCATCCACACCCAAGCCGACCCCGATCCGGAAGTGGTGACGAATCCGGATGACAAGTACAATTTTCCCTTTTGTTTGAAAATCAGCATGGCTACGGAGCCGATTGATTTTGGTCCCAATCTCCAAAGCCTTGCCCAGGCCATGGCCAAGCGCCGCTCGACTCGCACCTACACTGGGGCGGATTTAAGCCTTGAAGAATTGCGATCGCTCCTCCATTTCACCTATCAACCCCAGGATTACCAAAGCCAAGGCCTCGACCCCTCTCCGGACTATTGCGATCGCAACTTGCTCGAAACCTTCGTGGTCGTCTCTGGGGTGGATGGTCTCGATGCCGGCTGTTATTACTACGCCCCCAAAGCCCAGGAATTGCGCCAAATTCGCTTTAAAAACTTCCGCCGCGAGTTGCATTTTCTCTGCCTTGGACAAGACCTGGGGCGCGATGCCGGGGCGGTGGTGTTTCACACCGTAGACTTGAAGCGGGCGGTGCAAAAATACGGCGATCGCGCCTATCGCTACCTCCACCTCGACGCAGGACACCTGGGGCAACGGCTCAATTTGGCCGCGATCGCCCTCGATCTGGGGGTCAGTGGCATCGGTGGCTTTTTCGATGACCAAGTCAACGATGTTCTCGGTATTCCCCCCGAAGAAGCCGTCGTCTACATCACCACCCTTGGCCGTCCCCGCTCCCGCGATCAATAA